A genome region from Engraulis encrasicolus isolate BLACKSEA-1 chromosome 6, IST_EnEncr_1.0, whole genome shotgun sequence includes the following:
- the fbxl5 gene encoding F-box/LRR-repeat protein 5 isoform X2, whose protein sequence is MAPFPDEVDVFTGPHWRMKQLVGLYCDKLSNTNFSNNSDFRSFLQSLCDTFKEFKMHEQIENEFIIGQLQQRSRTVYNVHSDNKLSEMLSLFEKGLRSVKSEYEQLNYARQLKERLEAFTQDFLPHMKEEEEVFQPMLMEYFTYEELKDIKKQVIAQHSRQQRWGCAVEVLKGFSLFNQAEELHKAFKYSDHEKTDDELERGSASAHISQLPVEVLLKIFQFLGPEDLCRCGQVSATWASVTKTGSLWRHLYPVRWARGDYYHGPPGELEQEPDEEWVSNRQDEGKAYQEWDEDADVDESEKGSDESSAYNAVQREKKLLNGMIQNLLPAVGPSVRSITLAYSFAVSSKMVRQILSLCPNLTYLDLTQTDVTDSAFDSWASLAVCSSLEHLDLSGCEKITDHTLKTLALGMGDLASTSSSSSSLHRGSPERRAKLLASHPSPIKLQHEAPATAACPVLGPGGRQALIFKRRPGGRGNGCGPAHVWVLDPDELVDIEDAAEWSRRGGVGMGVGVGGGPSVSVAGPSSRPVEVQAAGGQCCCRVSRSQSFRTGNNSGSGGCNALYWQQVQLQQQQQASYRGAPCGHSTCCGRDTALRTSNGPQQPQYCPMEAGGSTEFRTKCPMVGQQDTCPGHEQAQTGKSDTPRSLRFLSLSGCYQVTDLGLRALSQRGGLPVLEHLNLSGCLMVTEVGLQELVTACPSLNDEHFYYCDNINGPHADTASGCQNLQCGFRACCRSGE, encoded by the exons ATGGCTCCTTTCCCTGACGAGGTGGACGTTTTCACGGGCCCACACTGGCGCATGAAGCAGCTGGTGGGCCTGTATTGTGATAAG CTTTCCAACACCAACTTCTCCAACAACAGTGACTTCAGGTCATTCCTTCAGTCTCTGTGTGATACCTTCAAGGAGTTCAAGATGCACGAGCAGATTGAGAACGAGTTCATCATTGGGCAGTTGCAGCAACGGAGTCGCACCGTTTACAATGTGCACTCGGATAACAAGCTGTCCGAGATGCTCTCGCTGTTTGAGAAGGGACTCCGGAGTGTCAAG AGTGAGTATGAGCAGCTGAACTACGCCCGGCAGCTGAAGGAGAGGCTGGAGGCCTTCACACAGGACTTCCTACCCCAcatgaaggaagaggaagag GTGTTCCAGCCGATGCTGATGGAGTACTTCACCTACGAGGAGCTGAAGGACATCAAGAAGCAGGTGATCGCCCAGCACAGCCGGCAGCAGAGGTGGGGCTGCGCCGTCGAGGTGCTCAAGGGCTTCAGCCTGTTCAACCAGGCCGAGGAACTCCACAAGGCCTTCAAGTACTCCGACCACGAGAAGACAGACGACG AGTTGGAGAGGGGCTCGGCGTCGGCCCATATCTCCCAGCTGCCCGTGGAGGTGCTGCTGAAGATCTTCCAGTTCCTGGGTCCTGAGGACCTGTGCCGCTGCGGACAGGTGTCTGCCACCTGGGCAAGTGTGACCAAGACCGGCTCTTTGTGGAGGCACCTGTACCCAGTCCGCTGGGCCAGAG GTGACTACTACCACGGTCCCCCaggggagctggagcaggagccgGATGAGGAGTGGGTGAGCAACCGGCAGGACGAGGGCAAGGCCTACCAGGAGTGGGACGAGGACGCAGATGTGGACGAGTCTG aaAAGGGCTCGGATGAGAGTTCAGCCTACAATGCAGTGCAGCGTGAGAAGAAATTGCTGAACGGGATGATCCAGAACCTTCTCCCTGCCGTTGGGCCCTCTGTGCGCTCCATCACCCTGGCATACAGCTTCGCCGTCTCCAGCAAAATG GTTCGCCAgatcctctccctctgccccaaTCTGACTTATCTGGATCTGACACAGACAGATGTCACAGACTCTGCATTTGACAG ctgGGCCTCGCTGGCCGTGTGCAGCTCCCTGGAGCACCTCGACCTGTCCGGCTGTGAGAAGATCACCGACCACACCCTGAAGACGCTCGCCCTGGGCATGGGGGATctcgcctccacctcctcctcctcctcctccctccacagaGGCAGCCCTGAGCGCAGGGCCAAGCTGCTGGCCAGCCACCCTTCCCCCATCAAGCTTCAGCACGAGGCTCCGGCGACCGCCGCCTGCCCCGTTTTGGGACCCGGGGGCAGGCAGGCCCTGATCTTCAAGAGGAGGCCCGGCGGCCGGGGCAACGGCTGCGGACCAGCGCACGTCTGGGTGCTGGACCCCGACGAGCTGGTGGACATTGAGGACGCGGCCGAGTGGAGCCGGCGTGGGGGTGTCGGTATGGGTGTTGGTGTTGGCGGAGGGCCTTCTGTGAGTGTTGCAGGGCCGTCTTCCAGGCCCGTGGAGGTGCAGGCAGCTGGGGGGCAGTGCTGCTGCAGGGTAAGCCGCAGCCAAAGCTTCAGGACTGGGAATAATAGCGGCAGCGGTGGTTGCAATGCCCTCTACTGGCAACAGGtgcaactgcagcagcagcagcaagcgtcCTACAGAGGTGCCCCGTGCGGCCACTCCACTTGCTGTGGCAGAGACACTGCCCTTAGGACTTCAAACGGGCCACAGCAGCCGCAATACTGCCCCATggaggcagggggcagcactGAGTTTCGGACTAAGTGCCCCATGGTGGGCCAGCAGGACACGTGCCCCGGGCATGAGCAAGCACAGACTGGAAAATCGGACACTCCTCGCTCTCTCAGGTTCCTCAGCCTGTCCGGGTGCTATCAGGTCACAGATCTGGGATTAAG GGCCCTGTCCCAGCGCGGGGGGCTGCCTGTCCTGGAGCACCTGAACCTGTCTGGCTGCCTGATGGTGACTGAGGTGGGGCTGCAGGAGCTGGTGACAGCCTGCCCCTCCCTCAACGACGAACACTTCTACTACTGTGACAACATCAATG GTCCCCACGCCGACACGGCCAGTGGCTGCCAGAACCTCCAGTGTGGCTTCCGGGCCTGCTGCCGCTCTGGAGAGTAG
- the fbxl5 gene encoding F-box/LRR-repeat protein 5 isoform X1, with amino-acid sequence MAPFPDEVDVFTGPHWRMKQLVGLYCDKLSNTNFSNNSDFRSFLQSLCDTFKEFKMHEQIENEFIIGQLQQRSRTVYNVHSDNKLSEMLSLFEKGLRSVKSEYEQLNYARQLKERLEAFTQDFLPHMKEEEEVFQPMLMEYFTYEELKDIKKQVIAQHSRQQRWGCAVEVLKGFSLFNQAEELHKAFKYSDHEKTDDELERGSASAHISQLPVEVLLKIFQFLGPEDLCRCGQVSATWASVTKTGSLWRHLYPVRWARGDYYHGPPGELEQEPDEEWVSNRQDEGKAYQEWDEDADVDESEKGSDESSAYNAVQREKKLLNGMIQNLLPAVGPSVRSITLAYSFAVSSKMVRQILSLCPNLTYLDLTQTDVTDSAFDSWASLAVCSSLEHLDLSGCEKITDHTLKTLALGMGDLASTSSSSSSLHRGSPERRAKLLASHPSPIKLQHEAPATAACPVLGPGGRQALIFKRRPGGRGNGCGPAHVWVLDPDELVDIEDAAEWSRRGGVGMGVGVGGGPSVSVAGPSSRPVEVQAAGGQCCCRVSRSQSFRTGNNSGSGGCNALYWQQVQLQQQQQASYRGAPCGHSTCCGRDTALRTSNGPQQPQYCPMEAGGSTEFRTKCPMVGQQDTCPGHEQAQTGKSDTPRSLRFLSLSGCYQVTDLGLRALSQRGGLPVLEHLNLSGCLMVTEVGLQELVTACPSLNDEHFYYCDNINGNVTNTHTYTAVTATHVHSNAEVHTLTKPKHHHKPHCSGSPESPRGIEEILQGWADRRASRKWENHTSTVDINIL; translated from the exons ATGGCTCCTTTCCCTGACGAGGTGGACGTTTTCACGGGCCCACACTGGCGCATGAAGCAGCTGGTGGGCCTGTATTGTGATAAG CTTTCCAACACCAACTTCTCCAACAACAGTGACTTCAGGTCATTCCTTCAGTCTCTGTGTGATACCTTCAAGGAGTTCAAGATGCACGAGCAGATTGAGAACGAGTTCATCATTGGGCAGTTGCAGCAACGGAGTCGCACCGTTTACAATGTGCACTCGGATAACAAGCTGTCCGAGATGCTCTCGCTGTTTGAGAAGGGACTCCGGAGTGTCAAG AGTGAGTATGAGCAGCTGAACTACGCCCGGCAGCTGAAGGAGAGGCTGGAGGCCTTCACACAGGACTTCCTACCCCAcatgaaggaagaggaagag GTGTTCCAGCCGATGCTGATGGAGTACTTCACCTACGAGGAGCTGAAGGACATCAAGAAGCAGGTGATCGCCCAGCACAGCCGGCAGCAGAGGTGGGGCTGCGCCGTCGAGGTGCTCAAGGGCTTCAGCCTGTTCAACCAGGCCGAGGAACTCCACAAGGCCTTCAAGTACTCCGACCACGAGAAGACAGACGACG AGTTGGAGAGGGGCTCGGCGTCGGCCCATATCTCCCAGCTGCCCGTGGAGGTGCTGCTGAAGATCTTCCAGTTCCTGGGTCCTGAGGACCTGTGCCGCTGCGGACAGGTGTCTGCCACCTGGGCAAGTGTGACCAAGACCGGCTCTTTGTGGAGGCACCTGTACCCAGTCCGCTGGGCCAGAG GTGACTACTACCACGGTCCCCCaggggagctggagcaggagccgGATGAGGAGTGGGTGAGCAACCGGCAGGACGAGGGCAAGGCCTACCAGGAGTGGGACGAGGACGCAGATGTGGACGAGTCTG aaAAGGGCTCGGATGAGAGTTCAGCCTACAATGCAGTGCAGCGTGAGAAGAAATTGCTGAACGGGATGATCCAGAACCTTCTCCCTGCCGTTGGGCCCTCTGTGCGCTCCATCACCCTGGCATACAGCTTCGCCGTCTCCAGCAAAATG GTTCGCCAgatcctctccctctgccccaaTCTGACTTATCTGGATCTGACACAGACAGATGTCACAGACTCTGCATTTGACAG ctgGGCCTCGCTGGCCGTGTGCAGCTCCCTGGAGCACCTCGACCTGTCCGGCTGTGAGAAGATCACCGACCACACCCTGAAGACGCTCGCCCTGGGCATGGGGGATctcgcctccacctcctcctcctcctcctccctccacagaGGCAGCCCTGAGCGCAGGGCCAAGCTGCTGGCCAGCCACCCTTCCCCCATCAAGCTTCAGCACGAGGCTCCGGCGACCGCCGCCTGCCCCGTTTTGGGACCCGGGGGCAGGCAGGCCCTGATCTTCAAGAGGAGGCCCGGCGGCCGGGGCAACGGCTGCGGACCAGCGCACGTCTGGGTGCTGGACCCCGACGAGCTGGTGGACATTGAGGACGCGGCCGAGTGGAGCCGGCGTGGGGGTGTCGGTATGGGTGTTGGTGTTGGCGGAGGGCCTTCTGTGAGTGTTGCAGGGCCGTCTTCCAGGCCCGTGGAGGTGCAGGCAGCTGGGGGGCAGTGCTGCTGCAGGGTAAGCCGCAGCCAAAGCTTCAGGACTGGGAATAATAGCGGCAGCGGTGGTTGCAATGCCCTCTACTGGCAACAGGtgcaactgcagcagcagcagcaagcgtcCTACAGAGGTGCCCCGTGCGGCCACTCCACTTGCTGTGGCAGAGACACTGCCCTTAGGACTTCAAACGGGCCACAGCAGCCGCAATACTGCCCCATggaggcagggggcagcactGAGTTTCGGACTAAGTGCCCCATGGTGGGCCAGCAGGACACGTGCCCCGGGCATGAGCAAGCACAGACTGGAAAATCGGACACTCCTCGCTCTCTCAGGTTCCTCAGCCTGTCCGGGTGCTATCAGGTCACAGATCTGGGATTAAG GGCCCTGTCCCAGCGCGGGGGGCTGCCTGTCCTGGAGCACCTGAACCTGTCTGGCTGCCTGATGGTGACTGAGGTGGGGCTGCAGGAGCTGGTGACAGCCTGCCCCTCCCTCAACGACGAACACTTCTACTACTGTGACAACATCAATGGTAacgtaacaaacacacacacttatactgcTGTCACCGCAACACACGTACACAGTAATGCAGAAGTACACACTCTCACAAAGCCCAAGCACCATCACAAACCCCACTGCAGCGGTTCCCCGGAATCCCCTAGGGGGATCGAGGAGATCCTGCAGGGGTGGGCAGACAGAAGGGCTTCCAGAAAATGGGAAAACCACACGTCAACTGTTGACATTAACATTCTGTAA